A single region of the Thermotoga profunda AZM34c06 genome encodes:
- a CDS encoding ABC transporter substrate-binding protein, whose amino-acid sequence MRKFLVICFAILIVFTVLAKEKIIVNSYMSDPAPRKAFADLVKIFEEKYPDYEVVINTFAHEDFKTLLRTWLAAPKGTADVVTWFAGERMRYFAEMGLITPLEEVFQGSRWEDYFPASFKSTCSYDNKIYFIPQSWYWWGVYYRKSVFDKLGIKEPKTWDEFLNVCETLKKNGIAPIAIGTKFPWTAAGWFDILNLRINGLDYHIDLTAGKVPYNDPKLLKVFEYWRQLIEKGYFLPNHAAYEWQEGATFLFRGQAGMYYMGQFIKDVAPTEVKDDLDFFRFPVIDSSVPLYEETPIDGFMIPTNAPNKKGAIVFLKFIASKEAQEKFAKDLGRLAANVEVTPPDEHAKKGLDMIVASSGVAQFYDRDTNPEMAEVGMNAFIEFMQNPGKINSILDRLEQERKRIYSK is encoded by the coding sequence ATGAGAAAATTTTTAGTGATTTGTTTTGCCATCCTGATAGTATTCACCGTTTTGGCAAAAGAAAAGATCATCGTAAACAGTTACATGTCAGATCCTGCACCGAGAAAAGCCTTTGCAGATCTGGTAAAAATCTTTGAAGAAAAATATCCAGACTATGAAGTGGTGATAAATACCTTCGCACACGAAGATTTCAAAACTCTTCTTAGAACCTGGCTTGCAGCACCTAAGGGTACGGCAGATGTCGTTACGTGGTTTGCAGGTGAACGAATGAGGTATTTTGCAGAAATGGGTTTGATCACTCCTCTGGAAGAAGTGTTTCAGGGATCAAGGTGGGAAGATTATTTTCCTGCATCTTTCAAGAGTACTTGTTCTTATGACAACAAGATTTATTTCATACCCCAGAGCTGGTATTGGTGGGGTGTTTATTACAGGAAATCTGTGTTTGACAAACTTGGTATAAAGGAACCCAAGACATGGGACGAATTTTTGAATGTATGTGAGACATTGAAAAAGAACGGAATAGCTCCTATAGCTATAGGCACTAAATTCCCGTGGACTGCTGCAGGTTGGTTTGACATACTCAATCTGAGAATTAACGGCCTTGATTATCACATCGATCTAACAGCCGGGAAAGTTCCATACAATGATCCAAAACTTCTCAAGGTCTTTGAGTATTGGAGACAGCTGATAGAAAAAGGATACTTTTTGCCTAATCATGCCGCATATGAATGGCAAGAAGGTGCAACTTTCCTATTCCGCGGTCAAGCGGGAATGTATTACATGGGACAGTTCATCAAAGATGTAGCACCTACCGAAGTAAAGGATGATCTTGATTTCTTTAGATTTCCAGTGATAGATTCTTCCGTTCCTCTTTATGAAGAAACACCTATCGATGGATTCATGATACCTACTAATGCACCTAACAAGAAAGGAGCAATTGTGTTTCTCAAATTCATAGCTTCTAAAGAGGCTCAGGAAAAATTTGCCAAAGATTTGGGAAGACTTGCTGCAAATGTTGAAGTAACACCCCCAGATGAACATGCAAAGAAAGGACTCGATATGATAGTTGCCTCTTCAGGTGTTGCTCAGTTCTATGATAGAGATACTAACCCAGAAATGGCAGAAGTGGGCATGAATGCATTCATAGAATTTATGCAAAACCCCGGAAAGATCAATTCGATTCTTGACAGATTGGAACAAGAAAGAAAGAGAATTTATTCAAAGTGA
- a CDS encoding serpin family protein has translation MKKVLFIVFLTGFVAIVGFGTVEKSSNLFGIELYKVLSRNPGNVFFSPFSISSALAMTYIGASGDTARQMRQVLHFNLDDEVLHSDFSQLITSLNQPNENYELSVANSMWAQDGYPFLEGFIEQVQKYYQAGINYVDFVFNRDEARQKINTWVEEKTNHKIKDIIKPDDIDELTRLVLTNAVYFKGYWENSFDASSTKKEPFYISKDEKKEVDMMYQNMTTKYAEDSLVQVLELPYTGKNLSMVVVLPKNNMEEVERELSLDLFEEWLRNLRLTEVKVYLPRFKMECRFNLKQTLMNMGMTDAFSMSADFSKMDGTKKLRIKDVIHQSFVDVNEKGTEAAAATAVIINVKMSPTMPVVFKADRPFLFFVYDKTHNLILFMGRLVNP, from the coding sequence ATGAAAAAAGTTCTGTTTATTGTTTTTCTAACTGGTTTTGTAGCGATTGTTGGTTTTGGAACAGTTGAGAAATCAAGTAATCTCTTTGGAATTGAATTGTACAAGGTTTTGTCAAGAAATCCTGGAAATGTATTCTTTTCACCTTTTAGTATCAGTTCAGCCCTTGCAATGACTTATATTGGTGCATCTGGTGATACAGCAAGACAAATGAGACAAGTTCTTCATTTCAATCTTGATGATGAAGTATTACACAGTGATTTCTCTCAATTGATAACGTCTTTGAATCAGCCAAACGAGAATTACGAACTTTCTGTTGCAAATTCTATGTGGGCACAAGATGGATATCCATTTTTGGAAGGGTTCATCGAACAAGTACAGAAGTATTATCAAGCAGGAATCAATTACGTTGATTTCGTTTTCAACAGAGATGAAGCAAGACAAAAGATCAATACATGGGTCGAAGAAAAGACGAATCACAAGATAAAGGATATTATAAAACCAGACGATATAGATGAACTCACAAGGCTTGTTTTGACAAACGCTGTGTATTTCAAAGGTTATTGGGAAAACTCATTCGATGCATCATCGACAAAGAAGGAGCCTTTCTATATCAGCAAAGATGAGAAAAAAGAAGTAGATATGATGTACCAAAATATGACTACAAAGTATGCAGAAGATTCATTAGTTCAAGTCTTAGAATTACCCTATACTGGTAAAAACCTCTCAATGGTAGTCGTTCTCCCAAAAAATAATATGGAAGAGGTGGAGAGAGAACTTTCATTAGATCTTTTTGAGGAATGGTTGAGAAATCTTAGATTAACCGAAGTCAAAGTCTATCTTCCAAGATTCAAAATGGAATGTCGATTCAATCTAAAGCAAACACTTATGAACATGGGTATGACAGATGCTTTTTCAATGTCAGCTGATTTTTCAAAGATGGATGGCACAAAAAAATTGCGGATAAAGGATGTTATTCACCAATCATTTGTCGATGTGAATGAGAAAGGTACAGAAGCGGCAGCAGCAACGGCAGTTATCATTAATGTTAAGATGAGTCCGACAATGCCCGTTGTCTTCAAAGCAGATAGACCCTTTCTTTTCTTCGTATACGATAAGACTCACAATTTGATATTGTTCATGGGTAGATTAGTTAATCCATAG
- a CDS encoding carbohydrate ABC transporter permease — MKKNKLTPYLFLIAPLCMYSIWVIYPIFQTFVVSFTKWDGMTKMRFIGLENFKRLINDNYFGLSLLNNIKWMIGFVLLSIPLGLIFALLMDQKFPGHKIYKSLVYLPMALSFVVIGQIWSWVLEPTGGIVNAFLKSIGLEQFAKPWLSDPKIVTYSLIAAALWRQIPYAMILFLAGLKNVSKELVEAAIVDGANSTQRFWYVILPALKPAMVIAITVNIIDSLRAFDVVFVMTRGGPFYSSSVMANYMYVQAFHNYRMGYGASIAVVQFGITLGFIIMYLLNVLKKEERD; from the coding sequence ATGAAAAAGAATAAATTGACACCTTATCTATTTCTCATCGCTCCACTTTGTATGTACTCAATATGGGTTATATATCCTATCTTTCAAACCTTCGTTGTGAGTTTCACAAAATGGGACGGTATGACAAAGATGAGATTCATAGGTTTGGAAAACTTCAAGAGATTGATAAACGACAATTATTTTGGCCTGTCTCTGTTGAACAACATCAAGTGGATGATAGGTTTTGTACTCCTTTCAATACCTCTGGGTTTGATCTTTGCCTTGCTGATGGATCAAAAGTTTCCTGGTCACAAAATTTACAAATCTTTGGTTTATTTACCAATGGCTCTTTCTTTTGTCGTTATCGGTCAGATTTGGTCCTGGGTCCTTGAGCCAACAGGAGGTATTGTCAATGCATTCTTAAAATCAATAGGTTTAGAACAATTTGCAAAACCTTGGTTGAGTGACCCAAAGATAGTAACTTACTCACTCATAGCAGCTGCGCTTTGGAGACAAATTCCATACGCAATGATTCTTTTCTTAGCTGGTCTTAAAAATGTCTCAAAAGAATTAGTTGAGGCTGCCATAGTCGATGGTGCAAACTCCACTCAAAGATTTTGGTACGTTATCTTACCGGCATTGAAACCAGCAATGGTGATAGCAATAACCGTGAACATCATCGATTCGCTGAGGGCTTTTGATGTGGTCTTTGTCATGACTCGTGGTGGACCATTTTACTCTTCAAGTGTGATGGCAAATTACATGTATGTTCAGGCTTTTCACAATTACAGGATGGGGTATGGAGCATCGATAGCTGTAGTACAATTCGGCATCACACTTGGTTTTATAATAATGTACCTACTCAACGTTCTCAAAAAGGAGGAAAGAGATTGA
- the aglA gene encoding alpha-glucosidase AglA has product MSTVKIAFIGAGSVRYTIKLIGDLANTQELEDVKISLMDIDNERLNATYLLVKKYVRELERDFEIESTTDLEEALKGADFVINTALARAQGHEDGYVQYEIIREVGERYGYYRGIDSQEFNMVSDYYTLTNYNHMKMTLEIAKTAERICPDAWFLQTSNPVFEITQLIKELTKVKIVGLCHGYAHIFKVARKIGFDPDELKWQVAGVNHAIWLNRFESDGKNGYESLDRWIKRESEKWEPQDPWDVDLSPAAIDMYRFYGMLPIGDTVRCGTWKYHYDLATKKRWYGKFGGIDNEIERPKFYEQLREIRRKLIKLAEELREDPSITLTKVMPDIFTKNFESKEQHIPFINAIVNDKKTRLVLNILNEGLLKDLPDDVIVEVPVVVDKEGIHPEKIEPDLTERIKQMYLIPRILKMKWALEAFKTGDINILKEILIRDPRTRSYKQVEEVLSAILNLPFNREMKNYYLKS; this is encoded by the coding sequence ATGTCAACAGTGAAAATAGCTTTCATAGGAGCAGGTAGTGTGAGATATACGATAAAACTCATTGGCGATCTTGCCAATACACAGGAGCTGGAAGATGTCAAAATATCGCTCATGGACATAGACAATGAGAGATTGAATGCAACATATTTACTGGTAAAAAAATATGTAAGAGAACTTGAAAGAGATTTTGAAATCGAAAGTACGACTGATTTAGAAGAAGCACTCAAAGGGGCTGATTTTGTTATCAACACAGCTCTCGCAAGAGCTCAAGGACACGAAGATGGTTATGTACAATATGAAATCATCAGGGAAGTTGGCGAGAGATATGGCTACTATAGAGGAATAGATAGTCAGGAATTCAACATGGTTTCTGATTATTATACTCTGACCAATTATAACCACATGAAGATGACTCTCGAGATAGCAAAAACAGCTGAAAGAATATGTCCAGATGCATGGTTTTTGCAGACATCAAATCCTGTATTTGAGATTACACAGTTGATAAAAGAACTGACGAAGGTAAAAATCGTTGGCTTGTGTCATGGGTATGCCCATATTTTTAAGGTGGCAAGAAAGATAGGCTTTGATCCAGATGAATTGAAATGGCAAGTGGCCGGTGTTAACCATGCAATATGGTTGAATAGATTTGAGAGTGATGGCAAAAATGGATATGAATCACTTGATCGATGGATCAAAAGAGAGTCTGAAAAGTGGGAACCGCAAGATCCATGGGATGTGGATCTCTCTCCAGCTGCGATAGATATGTACAGATTCTATGGTATGTTACCCATAGGGGATACTGTCAGATGTGGCACGTGGAAATATCACTATGACCTTGCAACTAAGAAAAGATGGTATGGAAAATTCGGAGGAATAGACAACGAAATTGAAAGGCCCAAATTCTACGAACAATTAAGAGAAATCAGAAGAAAACTCATTAAACTCGCAGAAGAATTGCGTGAAGACCCTTCAATAACTCTTACAAAAGTCATGCCGGACATATTTACAAAAAATTTCGAAAGCAAAGAACAGCATATTCCATTTATAAATGCAATTGTGAATGATAAAAAAACTCGACTTGTCTTGAATATTTTGAATGAAGGACTTTTAAAAGATTTACCCGATGATGTTATCGTTGAAGTACCTGTTGTTGTTGACAAAGAAGGAATCCATCCTGAAAAGATAGAACCAGATTTGACTGAAAGGATAAAACAAATGTACTTAATACCAAGGATATTGAAAATGAAATGGGCTCTTGAAGCCTTCAAAACAGGTGATATAAATATTCTGAAAGAAATCCTCATAAGAGATCCCAGGACAAGATCGTACAAACAAGTTGAAGAGGTGTTAAGTGCTATCTTGAATTTGCCTTTTAACAGAGAAATGAAGAACTATTATTTGAAATCTTAA
- a CDS encoding MATE family efflux transporter, producing the protein MALPTMGGFALQTLYDIVDMFWIGKISAKSIAGVTVFSTVFWLVEVLNEVIGMSSTSLISQNYGARNYDRTNRVIEQTIVFKIFVAIIASTILAIFLKPLMNFFSKDTEVIKAGLDYGYWRTFFMPVFFATYSTYTAQRMTGESRLPMIIMGTSAILNVILDPIFMFDRIPGTNIKGLNMGVSGAAIATVISTIVAFSWGFGALLKGKGKIKITLAGLFKLDREIDLKLLTIGLPSGVEMLMRSLSGAVLTKILSLYGSSTLAVVGVVSRLMGLAFVPLMGFSMGASAIVGQNLGANKVQRAEKTVFLAALYGSLFVLVFVLLANFYPQMIMDLFVHEKDVIKEGVSAVRIGSWSMLIAALSISLMSSFFGAGYTLPAMISSIIGRWFAQLPYVVIVVVFLRLPSTYIWFSFIVAEIAELFYALFVFSKGKWKEYRVR; encoded by the coding sequence ATGGCGCTGCCCACGATGGGTGGTTTTGCTTTGCAAACCTTGTACGACATAGTGGACATGTTTTGGATAGGCAAAATATCTGCCAAATCCATTGCGGGAGTAACTGTTTTCTCAACAGTTTTTTGGTTGGTTGAAGTGTTGAACGAAGTAATTGGTATGAGTTCGACTTCCTTGATTTCTCAAAATTATGGTGCAAGAAATTACGATCGAACAAATAGAGTAATCGAACAAACAATAGTGTTCAAAATCTTTGTGGCTATTATCGCTTCAACCATACTGGCCATTTTCCTTAAACCTCTGATGAATTTCTTCAGCAAAGATACAGAAGTAATCAAAGCTGGACTCGATTACGGTTACTGGAGAACCTTTTTTATGCCTGTATTTTTCGCGACTTATTCAACTTATACAGCCCAGAGAATGACAGGCGAATCGAGACTTCCTATGATTATAATGGGAACAAGTGCGATTTTGAATGTGATACTTGATCCGATTTTCATGTTTGACAGAATACCTGGTACAAACATTAAAGGCTTAAATATGGGCGTCAGTGGTGCTGCAATCGCAACAGTTATATCGACTATTGTGGCATTCTCGTGGGGCTTTGGCGCACTTTTGAAAGGAAAAGGAAAGATCAAGATAACACTGGCTGGTTTGTTCAAACTTGACAGAGAAATTGATTTGAAACTTTTGACGATCGGTTTGCCGAGCGGTGTAGAAATGCTCATGAGAAGTCTCTCGGGAGCGGTTTTGACCAAAATTCTCAGTTTATATGGTTCTTCAACTCTGGCGGTTGTAGGTGTCGTTAGCAGATTGATGGGTCTTGCCTTTGTACCTTTGATGGGATTTTCGATGGGTGCAAGTGCGATTGTTGGACAAAATCTCGGTGCGAATAAGGTACAGAGAGCCGAAAAGACTGTTTTTCTTGCTGCCTTATATGGTTCTTTATTTGTCCTTGTCTTTGTACTACTCGCTAATTTTTATCCACAAATGATTATGGACCTCTTTGTACACGAAAAAGACGTCATCAAAGAAGGAGTTTCTGCCGTAAGGATTGGATCTTGGTCTATGTTAATAGCTGCGCTCTCGATTTCTTTGATGAGTAGCTTTTTCGGAGCCGGGTATACTCTACCAGCGATGATCTCCAGCATCATCGGAAGATGGTTTGCGCAGCTTCCATACGTAGTAATCGTGGTAGTATTTTTGAGATTGCCGAGTACTTATATTTGGTTCTCATTCATTGTCGCAGAGATTGCTGAACTGTTCTATGCCCTTTTTGTTTTCTCAAAAGGAAAATGGAAAGAGTACAGAGTGAGATAA
- a CDS encoding Gfo/Idh/MocA family protein has translation MKICIIGSSGHYHYVLKGLQKNTKIVAIAPGCANEDMTSLKRALRELGIEPKEYEDYQKMLDLEKPDVAVVNSFFGRNPGILFETLQRKIHTFAEKPVATSLEDLEKIKRLYETIKDDVFFTAMFGLRYKAHFLTAKALLDSKEIGEIRLLNTQKSYKLGKRAEFYKKRELYGGTIPWVGIHAIDWINWFTGKKFLSVYAVHSKVCNRDHGELEVTALCNFVLDQEIFASISIDYLRPDKAPTHDDDRVRVVGTQGILELFKNKVIVINDKGENEIALLPERQIFSEFLSQVKGTGFCMVTAQDSILATEIALLARESADTGRVIQICQQ, from the coding sequence ATGAAGATATGCATAATAGGTTCGAGTGGGCATTATCATTATGTACTAAAAGGACTTCAGAAAAACACAAAAATCGTCGCAATCGCGCCAGGTTGTGCAAATGAAGACATGACTTCTTTAAAAAGAGCTTTAAGAGAATTAGGTATAGAACCCAAGGAATATGAAGATTACCAAAAAATGCTCGATTTGGAAAAGCCTGATGTAGCTGTTGTGAATAGCTTTTTTGGTAGAAATCCTGGTATCTTATTTGAAACACTTCAAAGGAAAATTCACACCTTTGCCGAGAAACCTGTAGCCACTTCATTGGAAGATTTGGAAAAGATCAAGAGACTCTACGAAACAATCAAAGACGATGTCTTTTTCACGGCTATGTTTGGTTTGAGGTATAAAGCCCACTTTCTCACAGCAAAGGCTCTACTGGATTCTAAGGAAATCGGCGAGATAAGGCTCTTGAATACACAGAAATCTTACAAACTCGGCAAAAGAGCAGAATTTTACAAGAAAAGGGAATTATACGGTGGAACAATTCCATGGGTTGGCATACATGCCATAGATTGGATAAACTGGTTCACAGGGAAAAAGTTTCTGAGTGTGTATGCCGTACATTCGAAAGTTTGTAATAGGGATCATGGAGAACTCGAAGTAACTGCTCTTTGTAATTTCGTTCTTGACCAAGAAATTTTTGCATCTATAAGTATCGACTATCTAAGACCAGATAAAGCACCAACTCATGACGACGACCGAGTTAGAGTTGTTGGTACGCAAGGAATACTTGAATTATTCAAAAACAAGGTAATTGTTATCAATGATAAAGGTGAAAATGAAATTGCATTATTGCCTGAAAGACAGATATTTTCAGAATTCCTATCACAGGTAAAGGGAACGGGATTTTGCATGGTAACAGCTCAAGATAGCATATTGGCGACTGAGATTGCTTTACTGGCAAGAGAATCTGCAGATACAGGGAGGGTAATACAGATATGTCAACAGTGA
- a CDS encoding LacI family DNA-binding transcriptional regulator yields MKKFVTIKDIAIRAGVSINTVSRALNNKPDISPQTKQKVLQAAKELGYIKDLNALSLKNGTTKTIGVVFEDSSNPFYAEVFKGIEYSAKKYDYQIILMNTERDYINEIQAVKTLIEKRVDGIIISPTQFDDEDIKHLTTLNYPFVILGVHFEDSQIDEVYSDDFKGGYLATKHLLEKGKRKILMINGYMYKSVAKMRYLGYVKALEEFGLQPYKMVEIEEGYDSCFNKIIELKGLEYDGIFCFNDVFAIAALKALRTLGKSVPKDVSVVGYDDIAYASFVHPTITTVRIDKFQEGTIAFELLYERLNQRREKPKQVILDVDLVVREST; encoded by the coding sequence TTGAAAAAGTTCGTCACTATAAAGGATATAGCAATCAGAGCTGGAGTTTCCATAAACACAGTATCAAGGGCATTGAATAACAAACCAGATATAAGCCCTCAGACTAAACAAAAAGTATTGCAAGCTGCAAAAGAGCTTGGATATATAAAAGACCTCAATGCACTCTCTTTAAAAAATGGAACAACAAAGACTATAGGTGTCGTTTTCGAAGACAGTTCAAACCCGTTTTATGCAGAAGTCTTTAAAGGTATAGAGTACAGTGCGAAAAAGTATGATTATCAAATAATTCTTATGAATACGGAAAGAGATTACATCAACGAGATACAAGCCGTGAAAACTTTAATTGAGAAAAGAGTAGATGGCATAATAATTTCTCCAACCCAGTTTGATGATGAAGATATTAAGCACTTAACAACCCTTAATTACCCTTTTGTTATTCTCGGGGTTCACTTTGAGGATTCTCAAATAGACGAAGTCTACTCTGATGATTTCAAAGGTGGTTATCTTGCCACAAAACATCTCTTAGAGAAAGGCAAGCGCAAGATATTGATGATCAATGGTTATATGTACAAGTCAGTTGCCAAAATGAGATATCTTGGTTACGTAAAAGCCTTGGAAGAGTTCGGGTTACAACCATATAAGATGGTAGAGATTGAAGAAGGCTATGACTCGTGCTTTAACAAGATCATCGAATTGAAAGGTCTTGAATATGATGGAATATTTTGTTTCAACGATGTATTCGCGATCGCTGCACTGAAAGCTTTGCGAACACTTGGAAAGAGTGTACCAAAAGATGTATCGGTCGTTGGTTACGATGATATAGCCTATGCATCATTTGTACATCCAACTATTACAACTGTGAGAATCGATAAATTTCAAGAAGGTACAATTGCTTTTGAATTACTCTATGAGAGACTTAATCAAAGAAGAGAAAAACCAAAACAAGTAATTTTGGATGTTGATCTGGTTGTTAGAGAAAGTACTTAA
- a CDS encoding carbohydrate ABC transporter permease codes for MRKIPRMILFYVFSTLIVVIWMIPLMVAFFTAFKTMDEIFMLRNFWSIPKTWTVENFKTAWIEGRMQRYFLNTFFVTSVSVIATLFLSSLSAFAISWYKFKLRTAILIIFVAGMLIPFQMLLIPVYRFSVTTGLYDTLFGVILFHIAFQIGFCTFFLRNFMVTIPVSLFEAAKIDGANAFTIYSKIIMPLVKPAVAALSILEFTWIWNDYLWSLILLQSDTKKTVTIGLTALQGQWISSWNVIAAGALLAAIVPVTIFLIFQRYFIEGLTLGSVKG; via the coding sequence TTGAGAAAGATACCACGAATGATTTTATTCTATGTGTTCTCTACATTGATAGTTGTTATATGGATGATACCATTGATGGTTGCATTTTTCACAGCCTTCAAAACCATGGACGAAATATTCATGCTCAGGAATTTCTGGTCTATCCCGAAAACCTGGACCGTTGAAAACTTCAAGACAGCTTGGATCGAAGGAAGAATGCAAAGATATTTTCTGAATACTTTTTTTGTCACTTCTGTATCGGTCATAGCAACTCTGTTTCTATCGAGTTTGAGTGCTTTTGCCATATCATGGTACAAATTCAAATTGAGAACGGCAATTCTGATCATTTTCGTTGCTGGGATGCTTATACCTTTCCAAATGTTACTGATACCCGTGTACCGATTTTCTGTCACAACTGGTTTGTACGATACACTTTTTGGCGTGATACTTTTTCATATAGCTTTTCAGATAGGCTTTTGCACTTTTTTCTTACGCAATTTTATGGTTACGATACCGGTAAGTCTATTTGAAGCCGCAAAAATCGATGGGGCAAATGCATTCACCATTTATTCAAAGATCATCATGCCACTCGTAAAACCTGCTGTTGCTGCTCTGTCCATATTGGAATTCACATGGATATGGAACGATTATTTGTGGTCATTGATATTACTCCAAAGCGACACTAAGAAAACCGTTACTATAGGTCTCACGGCTCTTCAAGGACAGTGGATCTCGAGTTGGAATGTCATAGCCGCAGGAGCTCTTTTAGCAGCGATTGTTCCAGTTACAATCTTTCTGATTTTTCAAAGATACTTCATAGAGGGTTTGACCCTGGGCAGTGTGAAGGGTTAA
- a CDS encoding HAD family hydrolase produces MYTRLTHKELKERPREQLLNFKRTKKFLVAIDTDGCVTDNMNGKQILIFHPHFMEFYNLWEIESYYREIAEYYNLFSEHRGCNRFIAIQLILHALYERNDVQQIVKEKNIKLPDLKILEDFIEYTKKNNLGLGNQSLEKYINEERPTTLGLYKLLGWSEAVNRTFPHISAEIPPFDGVEEAVKLMSQYADIIVVSQTPYDDLADYWEKYSLAQYISLIAGQEMGTKAQHIEFAKKSGGYADDEVLMIGDAIGDLKAVKSNNGLFYPVVPGEEEKSWREFEKAFERFIKHEYAGKFEEDLLDKFNNVLSQKEPWNQPNYDHIEHYKKYQNLRVQLYKRFNPTGRLLVI; encoded by the coding sequence ATGTATACCAGACTAACACACAAAGAGTTGAAAGAAAGACCAAGAGAGCAACTTTTGAATTTCAAAAGAACCAAGAAATTCCTTGTCGCAATTGACACAGATGGATGCGTTACAGACAACATGAATGGAAAACAGATTTTGATCTTCCATCCGCATTTCATGGAATTCTACAATCTGTGGGAGATAGAATCTTATTACAGAGAAATAGCGGAATACTACAATCTCTTCTCGGAGCACAGAGGATGTAATAGATTCATAGCAATCCAGCTCATTCTCCATGCTTTATATGAAAGAAATGATGTACAACAGATAGTAAAAGAAAAGAACATAAAGCTTCCAGATCTGAAAATCCTTGAAGATTTCATAGAATATACCAAGAAGAATAACTTAGGCCTTGGAAATCAGAGCTTGGAGAAATACATAAACGAAGAAAGACCAACGACTCTTGGCTTGTACAAATTGCTCGGTTGGAGTGAAGCAGTGAATAGAACTTTTCCTCACATCTCAGCAGAAATACCTCCATTTGATGGTGTGGAAGAAGCTGTGAAACTCATGTCACAATATGCTGATATCATAGTTGTCTCACAAACACCCTATGATGATCTTGCAGATTACTGGGAAAAATACAGTCTTGCTCAGTACATATCTCTAATCGCTGGACAAGAGATGGGAACAAAAGCGCAACACATAGAATTTGCGAAAAAATCAGGTGGATATGCAGATGATGAAGTTTTGATGATAGGTGATGCGATAGGCGATTTGAAAGCTGTCAAATCGAACAACGGTTTGTTCTACCCAGTTGTCCCTGGAGAAGAAGAAAAATCGTGGCGTGAATTTGAGAAGGCATTTGAAAGATTCATTAAGCATGAATATGCAGGGAAATTTGAAGAAGACCTCTTGGATAAATTCAACAATGTGCTTTCACAAAAAGAGCCGTGGAATCAACCTAACTATGACCACATAGAACATTACAAGAAATACCAAAATCTGAGAGTGCAACTATACAAGAGATTCAATCCTACAGGAAGATTACTTGTAATATAA